Proteins from a genomic interval of Rosa chinensis cultivar Old Blush chromosome 2, RchiOBHm-V2, whole genome shotgun sequence:
- the LOC112187052 gene encoding uncharacterized protein LOC112187052, translated as MALAHYSVAVPIEASKHPKTSILKPSESHSSLFFSSVSKPRSVSICSGIGRKVNHFHAPSAQAEPQESPASLAAETFTQFKHVLLPITDRNPYLSEGTRQAIATSAALANKYGADLTVVVIDEKQKESIPEHETQLSTIRWHLSEGGFQEFKLLERLGEGVNKPTAIIGEVADDLNLDLVVISMEAIHSKHVDANLLAEFIPCPVILLPL; from the exons ATGGCGCTTGCTCACTACTCAGTCGCCGTTCCCATCGAAGCCTCGAAGCATCCGAAGACTTCGATCCTGAAACCTTCTGAGTCTCACTCTtcactcttcttctcctccgTTTCCAAACCTCGAAGCGTTTCAATCTGTTCCGGAATCGGACGTAAAGTCAATCACTTTCATGCTCCGTCGGCTCAGGCCGAGCCGCAGGAGTCTCCGGCCAGTTTGGCCGCGGAGACCTTCACTCAGTTCAAGCATGTGCTTTTGCCGATCACCGATCGCAATCCCTATCTCTCTGAAGGAACAAGACAG GCAATAGCTACTTCTGCTGCTTTGGCAAACAAGTATGGGGCTGACCTTACTGTTGTGG TTATTGATGAGAAGCAGAAGGAATCGATTCCCGAGCATGAAACGCAACTTTCGACTATCCGCTGGCATCTCTCTGAAG GTGGATTCCAAGAATTTAAGCTGTTAGAGCGACTTGGGGAAGGGGTCAACAAGCCAACGGCCATTATCGGTGAGGTTGCTGATGACCTGAATCTGGATTTAGTTGTCATAAGCATGGAAGCTATTCATTCCAAGCATGTGGATGCAAACCTGCTTGCTGAGTTCATTCCTTGTCCTGTCATACTTTTGCCATTGTAA
- the LOC112187859 gene encoding la-related protein 1C has protein sequence MAAINPGNRNNPETAPPVQSPRQGGGGESVSSPQSRRVAKAAPWTQIVRGESEPPITAAPSSPSSSTAAVTEQQAAAAASFSSASPTQSNSPSPTPAEDSVGEGSENGSGPSGNAGKKPAWNKPSNGAIEVGPVMGAVSWPALSDVRASTKSSSESLKGVSDAPLSVSVTQGAGTTTISSLKQVNSSSTPTHSGPTRQRSMKQRNNASASSNGGIPQHQMPAGQGVEVTPNNPSPKDHSHRSAFGSQTHSSNDHPQQRNSFRNRNGGPHPRGDGSHHHNYGSRHQDRGSQDWNNHRNFNSRDNHMHPQRVVPRAMRPSHQAPAPPNAPAFIPQPMRSFGPIGFDVQGPLVYFQQDPLVPFMAPPRHPLIFAGPDRQLHNKIINQIDYYFSNENLIKDTFLRRNMDDQGWVRVKLIAGFNKVMNLTDNIQIILDALRMSTVVEVQGDKIRRRNDWMRWVMPAAQSPAVSSSQTLGKSGNDMLSAHIQGISLDEKTTNNKNIQNNTQPQP, from the exons ATGGCTGCGATTAATCCAGGTAACAGGAACAATCCCGAAACGGCTCCGCCGGTTCAATCGCCGCGTCAGGGCGGTGGTGGTGAGAGTGTGAGCAGTCCGCAGTCGCGTCGGGTGGCCAAGGCGGCGCCTTGGACGCAAATTGTGCGAGGGGAATCTGAGCCGCCGATCACGGCCGCTCCTTCCTCGCCATCATCATCGACCGCTGCTGTGACTGAGCAACAAGCTGCAGCAGCGGCTTCTTTTTCGTCGGCCTCGCCTACTCAGTCTAATTCGCCGTCGCCGACTCCGGCGGAGGATTCAGTGGGTGAGGGCTCGGAGAACGGTAGTGGGCCCAGCGGCAATGCGGGTAAGAAGCCCGCCTGGAACAAGCCGTCCAATGGAGCCATTGAGGTTGGGCCGGTAATGGGAGCTGTTTCTTGGCCTGCTTTGTCCGACGTTCGGGCTTCCACTAAATCGTCTTCTGAATCTTTGAAAGGTGTATCTGATGCGCCTTTGTCCGTCTCTGTCACGCAG GGGGCTGGAACTACAACAATCTCATCACTGAAACAAGTGAATTCTTCTTCGACTCCAACCCATAGTGGACCTACTCGCCAGAGATCGatgaaacaaagaaataatGCAAGTGCATCCTCTAATGGTGGCATCCCCCAGCATCAAATGCCAGCTGGCCAAGGTGTTGAAGTGACTCCAAATAACCCTTCACCTAAGGATCATAGCCATAGGAGTGCATTTGGGTCACAAACTCACAGCAGCAACGATCATCCACAGCAACGTAATTCCTTCAGAAACCGAAATGGTGGTCCACATCCCCGTGGAGATGGTTCTCACCATCACAACTATGGCAGCAGGCATCAGGACCGTGGAAGTCAAGATTGGAACAATCATCGAAATTTTAACAGTAGAGACAATCACATGCATCCTCAGAGAGTTGTTCCTAGGGCAATGAGGCCATCTCACCAAGCACCGGCACCACCAAATGCTCCCGCGTTTATCCCCCAGCCTATGAGGTCTTTCGGTCCCATAGGATTTG ACGTGCAAGGACCACTGGTATACTTTCAACAGGATCCACTAGTACCTTTTATGGCACCACCACGGCATCCCCTGATATTTGCAGGTCCAGATCGTCAGCTGCATAATAAGATTATTAATCAGATAGATTATTATTTCAG TAAtgaaaatttaattaaagataCTTTCTTGCGGCGAAACATGGATGATCAGGGATGGGTTCGTGTTAAATTAATAGCAGGCTTCAACaaa GTTATGAATTTGACAGACAATATCCAGATTATACTGGATGCTTTGAGAATGTCAACTGTGGTGGAAGTACAG GGTGATAAAATAAGGAGGCGCAATGATTGGATGAGATGGGTGATGCCAGCTGCTCAGTCTCCTGCTGTTTCAAGCTCTCAGACCCTTGGAAAATCTGGAAATGATATGCTATCAGCTCATATCCAAGGTATTTCACTTGATGAGAAGACTACTAACAACAAGAATATTCAGAACAATACCCAGCCGCAGCCGTAG
- the LOC112190274 gene encoding protein FD isoform X1 — protein MLSSTGSEESNYNSSSWSSPTTTPASPFSQATPRRTMEEVWKDINLASLSDSNNSLNNNPNFRNMTLQDFLARPFGNVVSPRPEHHHHHHTTRNSPPPPQAVMPSPATVLSLNHLSSDQFQLFCLENLNTSPIVNINHPNSSTVSDNSFSGAYPFEGLGNQSSPSSGLVMPSGFGVGKKRLPESDRSNFGGGDRRHKRMIKNRESAARSRARKQAYTNELELEVQHLMEENARLRRQQEQSSNAAASQLPKKHCLNRSSTAPF, from the exons ATGTTGTCATCAACTGGTAGTGAAGAAAGCAACTACAACTCATCTTCCTGGTCTTCCCCCACCACAACACCCGCTTCTCCTTTCTCGCAGGCAACCCCAAGAAGAACCATGGAGGAGGTCTGGAAGGACATCAACCTCGCCTCGCTTTCGGACTCCAACAACTCACTCAACAACAATCCCAACTTCAGAAACATGACCCTCCAGGACTTTCTGGCAAGGCCCTTTGGCAATGTGGTCTCTCCCAGACCCgaacaccaccaccatcaccacacCACTCGcaactctcctcctcctcctcaagcTGTGATGCCGAGCCCAGCCACTGTTCTGAGCTTGAATCATTTGAGCTCGGACCAGTTTCAGCTCTTCTGTTTAGAGAATCTCAACACTAGTCCTATTGTTAACATCAACCACCCCAATAGTAGTACTGTTTCTGATAACTCTTTCAGTGGTGCTTACCCATTTGAGGGTCTCGGAAAccaatcttctccttcttctgggTTGGTTATGCCGTCGGGTTTTGGGGTCGGGAAGAAGAGGTTACCGGAATCTGATCGCAGCAACTTCGGAGGAGGAGATCGGAGACACAAGCGGATGATCAAGAATAGAGAATCTGCTGCAAGATCCAGAGCAAGGAAGCAG GCTTACACGAATGAGCTGGAGCTTGAGGTTCAGCATTTGATGGAAGAGAATGCGAGGCTGAGAAGACAGCAAGAACAG TCAAGTAATGCAGCAGCTTCTCAACTACCCAAAAAGCACTGTCTGAATCGATCATCAACAGCACCATTTTGA
- the LOC112190274 gene encoding protein FD isoform X2 codes for MLSSTGSEESNYNSSSWSSPTTTPASPFSQATPRRTMEEVWKDINLASLSDSNNSLNNNPNFRNMTLQDFLARPFGNVVSPRPEHHHHHHTTRNSPPPPQAVMPSPATVLSLNHLSSDQFQLFCLENLNTSPIVNINHPNSSTVSDNSFSGAYPFEGLGNQSSPSSGLVMPSGFGVGKKRLPESDRSNFGGGDRRHKRMIKNRESAARSRARKQAYTNELELEVQHLMEENARLRRQQEQQLLNYPKSTV; via the exons ATGTTGTCATCAACTGGTAGTGAAGAAAGCAACTACAACTCATCTTCCTGGTCTTCCCCCACCACAACACCCGCTTCTCCTTTCTCGCAGGCAACCCCAAGAAGAACCATGGAGGAGGTCTGGAAGGACATCAACCTCGCCTCGCTTTCGGACTCCAACAACTCACTCAACAACAATCCCAACTTCAGAAACATGACCCTCCAGGACTTTCTGGCAAGGCCCTTTGGCAATGTGGTCTCTCCCAGACCCgaacaccaccaccatcaccacacCACTCGcaactctcctcctcctcctcaagcTGTGATGCCGAGCCCAGCCACTGTTCTGAGCTTGAATCATTTGAGCTCGGACCAGTTTCAGCTCTTCTGTTTAGAGAATCTCAACACTAGTCCTATTGTTAACATCAACCACCCCAATAGTAGTACTGTTTCTGATAACTCTTTCAGTGGTGCTTACCCATTTGAGGGTCTCGGAAAccaatcttctccttcttctgggTTGGTTATGCCGTCGGGTTTTGGGGTCGGGAAGAAGAGGTTACCGGAATCTGATCGCAGCAACTTCGGAGGAGGAGATCGGAGACACAAGCGGATGATCAAGAATAGAGAATCTGCTGCAAGATCCAGAGCAAGGAAGCAG GCTTACACGAATGAGCTGGAGCTTGAGGTTCAGCATTTGATGGAAGAGAATGCGAGGCTGAGAAGACAGCAAGAACAG CAGCTTCTCAACTACCCAAAAAGCACTGTCTGA
- the LOC112190274 gene encoding protein FD isoform X3: MLSSTGSEESNYNSSSWSSPTTTPASPFSQATPRRTMEEVWKDINLASLSDSNNSLNNNPNFRNMTLQDFLARPFGNVVSPRPEHHHHHHTTRNSPPPPQAVMPSPATVLSLNHLSSDQFQLFCLENLNTSPIVNINHPNSSTVSDNSFSGAYPFEGLGNQSSPSSGLVMPSGFGVGKKRLPESDRSNFGGGDRRHKRMIKNRESAARSRARKQAYTNELELEVQHLMEENARLRRQQEQLLNYPKSTV; this comes from the exons ATGTTGTCATCAACTGGTAGTGAAGAAAGCAACTACAACTCATCTTCCTGGTCTTCCCCCACCACAACACCCGCTTCTCCTTTCTCGCAGGCAACCCCAAGAAGAACCATGGAGGAGGTCTGGAAGGACATCAACCTCGCCTCGCTTTCGGACTCCAACAACTCACTCAACAACAATCCCAACTTCAGAAACATGACCCTCCAGGACTTTCTGGCAAGGCCCTTTGGCAATGTGGTCTCTCCCAGACCCgaacaccaccaccatcaccacacCACTCGcaactctcctcctcctcctcaagcTGTGATGCCGAGCCCAGCCACTGTTCTGAGCTTGAATCATTTGAGCTCGGACCAGTTTCAGCTCTTCTGTTTAGAGAATCTCAACACTAGTCCTATTGTTAACATCAACCACCCCAATAGTAGTACTGTTTCTGATAACTCTTTCAGTGGTGCTTACCCATTTGAGGGTCTCGGAAAccaatcttctccttcttctgggTTGGTTATGCCGTCGGGTTTTGGGGTCGGGAAGAAGAGGTTACCGGAATCTGATCGCAGCAACTTCGGAGGAGGAGATCGGAGACACAAGCGGATGATCAAGAATAGAGAATCTGCTGCAAGATCCAGAGCAAGGAAGCAG GCTTACACGAATGAGCTGGAGCTTGAGGTTCAGCATTTGATGGAAGAGAATGCGAGGCTGAGAAGACAGCAAGAACAG CTTCTCAACTACCCAAAAAGCACTGTCTGA